The window GAAAAGTCCAAGCGCGATTGATAGAAAGCGGCCTCTGTTTTATTGGGAAAAGAATAATAGTCCGCGGTACACACAATATCATCTAACCTCACGTCATACATGCAACAATCTACGTAATCTCAACCGTTCCCCGTGTAGACCCCACCACTCATAGCCCAAAATGAGAAAAAACTCACTGTTTTCATTATCCAATGCGTCCATCGAAGcctgcaaaaaatatatatatacacaaataaAAGTGAACAAAATCCAGTGGTTGACAATCAAAATGAAAAAGTTCTTTTAATAGATCAGAATGACCGTCCATCCCAAATTGGCTGCACCATGGCCCACCAATGAAAACGATTGGCCTCAGTGGATGATGTGAGGATTCACAAACACGACGGCCTAAAGTTTACAATGATCCCGCGGGCTACTGAACTGGTctaactttattttattttcgttCTTTCTCCGCCTCTCCTCTCCTTCTCCATATCCTCTGTTTTGCTTTTCTTCCCAAATTGTCCTGATTTTCAGGAATTTTCCATCGTTTTTCCAATCTGATCGTCTCAAATCAATCTCATCCTCGAATTGTTCACAAATTCTTCTTTTTATCCATCGATCCCTCTCGAAATTCCATAAAAACTCGAGCTTTTTCCGTCCGATTTCACGGCTTTTTCCTTCTCCATCAGCTTTTCTTCGAATTTTGGCGATCGGATTCcccaataattaaaaaaaagctcCCATCTTTCGATTCTCTGACTGAAATCCTTCTTGGGTTTTGATTTTTgctctatttcttcacaaaaaTTCCCTTTTTTTATGTCATTTCTTCAAAATTTCCAAGTATTTCTATCCGTTTCTTACAAAATCCATGCTTTCTAACCTGTTTTCGGAAAGCCCTTCTCGTTTTCTTGCAGAATTCCATCGTCTTTCCTCATTTCTataaaataaaggaatatatCCTGTTTTCCAGCATCTAATTTCTCGAAAAATCCACACTTTTTAATCGTTTGTGATGAATTTTCTAGCCTTATACTGGTTTAATTGTATTGAATTGTAAAATCATTTCCTTCTTTCTGTATTGAATACAGATTTCTGGGTTTTTCTTTAGTTTCGATTTGTCCGAATTCAGACAGATGGCGCAAGAAGGTTGGAAAATTGAGAAAGACGAAACTGACTGCGAGATCTTGAAaccatcttcttcctctccttcatcGTCGCCATCACCACCTCATCCAGCGTTTCTGAAATCTGCTCAGGAATTTCCAATCCAACGGTCTGAAAGGACCGAAACTCCTGCGGCTGATTCAGGTTCTAAGGTTTCTCCCAGCCGAAGTCCAGATGAGGAACCGCCACGGCCCATTCGGTTCGGAAACCGGTGCTCGAGCTGCCAGAAACGCGTCGGGTTGACCGGGTTCCGGTGCCGATGTGGTGATCTTTTCTGCGGCAAGCACCGGTATTCTGATATCCATGACTGTTCGTTTGATTACAAGGCTGCTGGTAGGGAAGAGATTTCGAAGGCCAATCCTGTAATTAGAGCTGCAAAGATCATCAAAATCTGaggttttcttttttatcttcttTAGATGTTTGGCTGAATTGTGTTGTTCTTATTTTTCATAGACTGGATTGTATCTATTGCTGATTGCTATTCAATGTGATTGCTTTTATTTAAGCTGTCTTTGGGATTTTGAGAGAATTCAAGCATTTGGGCATATTCTTAAATTTGTGTTGGATTTGATTTGAATATGGTTCTCCAATTAAACAACTCCTTTGCTGTATAGGATTGCGGTTGAGCGTTTGAGAGATTATAGCATTTGGGTATTGCTCGAATTGCAATGGATTTTATTTGAATAATCCTTCTCCAATTTCATTATTCATAGCTGTATAGAATCGTGACTGAATTTGCATGTGGTTTTGATACATCTCGAGCATTTGGGTAAGCATGAATTTGCGATGGATTTGACTGGAATGATTTATCTTCTTTTGCATTCTCCATAGCTATATAGAATTGTGATTAAATTTGTGTATGTTTTGTATACGTTGAGAGCATTTGGGTATGGTTGAATGTGCGATGGATTTGATTTGAATAATCATTCTTCGAGTTCATTCTCCTTACCTGTAGAATcgtggttgaatttttcaatggcttTAATACAATTTAGAGAATTTGGCTATGATTGAATTTGCAATGGATCATTTTTGAATAGTCGTTCTCCAATTGCATTCTCCATAGCTGTGTAGAATCGTGGTTGAATTTGCATATGGTTTTGATACGTTTAGAGCATCTGAGAATGATTGAATTCGTGATGGATTTTATCTGAATAATCATTCTTCAATTGCACTCATCGTAGCTGTAGATAGCTGTGGTTGATTTTGCATATGGGTTTGGTACATTTAAAGCATTTGGGTATGGTTGAATTTGAGATGGATTTGATTTGAATACTCGATTGTATCTCCATAGCTGTATATAATCATGGTTAAATTTGCATTCTCCTTAGCTTGTATATAATCTGGGTTGAATTTGTGTATGGTTTTCATACATTTAGAGCATTTGAATATGGTTGAATTTGATGTGGATTTGATTTGAATAAAGTTCTCTGACTGCAATCTCCATAGCTTTATATAATCATAGTTGAATCAGGATGTGATTTTGGAAGATTTAGAGCATTTGGGTATAGTTGAATTTGTGATGGATTTCATTTTAATATAGTTTCCCGATTGCAATCTCCATACCTATATAATCATGCATGTTGTTCGAAATTTATAGCTCTAAACTAGTGTAAATTCTACTGTGATTTTTTCATTCTTCAATTGTAGATTTTGTATTATTGCTTTGATTAGTGTtttagggctgaaatttgatagaaTCTTTGCAAACTTACAGGGTATGTTCGGACACCCACAATTGCGAATTGGACAATTCTTAAACCCTCTCAAATGCGAATTGAGGTAGTGGGTGTGTTTGGCGAAGCATGCAAACATGAGCCGAATGGCCATTTCATTTGGATCTCTAATCCAATCGCAATTTCCATCCCATTTGCAAATCTGCCAGCCAAGAATAGGGCATCTGACGTTGCAAAGGAGTCCAAGAAATTGATTGCTGGTTTCTGTGGTTGGCGCCAGATCCATCTCTCTTCTTATTGAATTTCTATTAAAGATTATGTGAATGTGGATTCTTTTGCTTTCATGAAGTGGATGTTTTCTTAATCTAGCAATTGCTAAGCTATTAAGATGTGAGTACCTGGTTCTTCATTTGAATATTCCACAGTCAGTGGAATGGATTTTGTTTTCTACGAGATGTTATGGTCTTCACATGGAAACATGTTCTTCATAGCGTGTTTGGATATATCCCTACAAATGAGCAGGATGGTTTGTTTCACCGCCCATATCACCATCACCAATCGCAATTTGGAGCAGAGAAGGTCAAAGACAGTATTCCATGTAATGCCATCTCCAATTTTTGCTTCAGACCATATGCACAATAGCGATGGATGAATCTTTTATGCTGAAATATTTAAACAGATCACAATTTGGGGTGAATCATATGCATCCTTAGCACTGTTCTCACCTTGTCTTGGTCCTTAAACAATTCTATAGACTTAGCTGATGGCTCATGCAATCTTAAAAAATTTCATCGTAATGGTGATGAGATCATTGCAAAagtcttttaaaaaaagaagaaagaaatagaaagttaCGTAGAACTAGGATTGCAAATGGGCTGCCGTGAGTTGCTTTGGTATTGGATTTTGGATTGATTAAGCTGGTCTGCTTGAGCTGGTATAATCAAATTTTCAATATTGCCTGCTGATGCGGGGCCCACTTTCCACTGCATGTTGAACATGTGAATTTCTGTGGTTTGCATATGCAATGAACATGCCAAATTTTCCATGGTTTGGACAGATGTGGAACTATTAAAGTTTTGTGGCTTGACATGCAAACTTTGCTTGAATCCAATTGAATGTCATGATTCCGTAATTGGGATGGTGAAACGCATATAATACTTAATGATATTAATTTGAAAAACACTAATTAGAAAATATATTAGCCATATGCCTTGGGCCATGTCGAATCAACAATGCTTAGCACTCCACTAAACAATCGGACTTGATGATGAACGGTTCTAATTGTCGCTTCCTCATTCCTACACATGTCGGTGCCTTTGGCTCAGCTTCTCTTAAATCCTTCCTCAAGGTAAAAAGAGCCAAGAGTCTCTAATTTATAAATTGTGATATTCCATCCTATCATAAAAACTAAGTTCTATACGGACTCTCTTTTCATATGTTAGCTTTTCCTTAATAAGAATTTTCCTTCTATGATTGAGCTTTGTAAGTTCTACTCTTTGCACATGTTAGCTTTCCCTTAATATGAATATTCCTTTTGTGATTGAGCTTTGTAACTTAGAGCCTAAGTTTTTCAGATATAAGAGGCCAACATGGCCCTATCTATATGCACGCGTGCGTTTGTGGACCATCGCATGTCCGTGTACATGCATGCTGCATTGTATGAGAGACGATGAGAGACGTGAACATGACATCTCTACTTGTTGCATCTGTAAGTGTTAACCCATAAGATGGGCTGTGCATGTGGCATTGGTTTCTATGACAGGATTTAACTCTAGCATTGGATTAGAGCGATGGGAACATGATGGGATAATGAAGTGATTCATAAAGAGTTGAACTTCTGCTATACAATCTTTGATTGTCTTTAAAGGGTTGTATTTTGCACACGACAGCCGTGACAATCAACAGCAGATCATCAATAATTAAAACCTTGTGGCCATGCGGTGGTTGGTGAGTTTGACCAAATTTATTCAGCAATTcactaatgtacatttatctaatATGTTCGCTTGTACTCTAAGTGCAAGGTTGCGAAGTAGTAATAATctaggtgagaccgaggtcaaaccCACAGAGACTGAATGAGTTGTAATtttctgaaatattttagaattagaactagagacGAAACTAAATATGGGACTTAAGAAGAATGTTGTGATGAAGTGAAATTATCAATGTAATGAAAACT is drawn from Magnolia sinica isolate HGM2019 chromosome 5, MsV1, whole genome shotgun sequence and contains these coding sequences:
- the LOC131246325 gene encoding zinc finger AN1 domain-containing stress-associated protein 15-like, with the translated sequence MAQEGWKIEKDETDCEILKPSSSSPSSSPSPPHPAFLKSAQEFPIQRSERTETPAADSGSKVSPSRSPDEEPPRPIRFGNRCSSCQKRVGLTGFRCRCGDLFCGKHRYSDIHDCSFDYKAAGREEISKANPVIRAAKIIKI